One Burkholderia sp. 9120 DNA window includes the following coding sequences:
- a CDS encoding HlyD family efflux transporter periplasmic adaptor subunit, giving the protein MEPINLPQFRDVSWRWIAYATSSLVAIATLFAFFHDVELKQDVRAEIVSPAEVKIQGLTGLVSAIYVEPSARVAQGAALFRLDRDLSLASDGQQRPAFDEQMRDEQIRTSEAQYAQRKADLSAQWDAARVAVQSRRAEIMALGEQLAQNRELSDEAGRKLTRLESVADYVTADRVEQARADTHQAKVALAQGAARRQQLGAELGAAIGTQTGLGAQLNELEARHARDLQDIRVRFEQTRQDATISAPKAGVVTFSGLVPGRTLAPDDVALVISTGEKGGLRAALRIPSRRRGFVREGQIVRLKFDAFPYAKFGSYEARIDSISRTTVRSAISRGAPSKSPGPDGDYMAWATLSGDQFHFERQRFDILPGMAATASIVIERRTIAEWVLAPLFRVLRG; this is encoded by the coding sequence ATGGAACCTATCAATCTCCCGCAGTTCAGGGACGTCTCGTGGCGTTGGATCGCCTATGCGACATCGTCGCTAGTGGCGATCGCAACCCTATTCGCCTTCTTCCACGACGTCGAACTGAAACAGGACGTGCGTGCGGAAATCGTCTCGCCCGCCGAGGTCAAGATTCAGGGGCTGACCGGACTCGTTTCGGCGATCTACGTCGAGCCGTCCGCGCGCGTCGCGCAGGGGGCCGCGCTGTTCCGGCTCGATCGCGATCTCTCGCTGGCGAGCGACGGTCAACAACGCCCGGCGTTCGACGAACAGATGCGCGACGAACAGATTCGCACGAGCGAAGCCCAATACGCGCAGCGCAAAGCGGATCTGTCCGCGCAATGGGATGCCGCACGCGTCGCCGTACAAAGCCGGCGAGCGGAAATCATGGCGCTGGGCGAGCAATTGGCGCAGAACCGCGAACTGTCGGACGAAGCCGGCCGCAAACTGACGCGGCTCGAATCGGTCGCCGACTACGTCACCGCGGACCGGGTCGAGCAGGCGAGGGCCGATACGCATCAGGCGAAAGTCGCGCTCGCGCAGGGCGCCGCGCGTCGCCAGCAACTGGGTGCAGAACTCGGCGCGGCGATCGGCACGCAAACGGGCCTCGGCGCCCAGCTCAACGAGCTGGAGGCGCGCCACGCCCGCGATCTGCAGGACATTCGCGTGCGCTTCGAACAAACCCGTCAGGACGCGACGATTTCCGCGCCCAAGGCTGGCGTGGTTACTTTTTCAGGGCTCGTGCCGGGCCGCACGCTTGCACCGGACGACGTCGCGCTCGTCATCTCGACCGGCGAAAAGGGCGGTTTGCGCGCGGCACTGCGCATCCCTTCGCGCCGACGTGGCTTTGTCCGCGAAGGGCAGATCGTGCGGCTGAAGTTCGACGCGTTTCCGTACGCCAAATTCGGCAGCTATGAAGCGCGCATCGATTCGATTTCGCGCACGACCGTGCGTTCGGCGATCTCGCGCGGCGCCCCGTCGAAGTCGCCGGGTCCGGACGGCGACTACATGGCGTGGGCCACGCTGAGCGGCGACCAGTTCCACTTCGAGCGGCAACGCTTCGACATCCTGCCCGGCATGGCGGCGACGGCGAGCATCGTGATCGAGCGCCGCACCATCGCCGAATGGGTGCTCGCGCCGCTGTTCCGCGTGCTACGAGGCTGA
- a CDS encoding peptidase domain-containing ABC transporter: protein MRAIYQNEVAECGYACLAMVLSHLGRATEVRELQAFRPVSANGLTLMDLYDVAVEFGLAVQAYRFDGGDLPRVKRGSILHFGGAHFVVFEKCGRGYVQVIDPASGRRRISMDTFVANVSGYLLECAATPLMPRIRDKSRVPAALARVRALNPQLKAQIAKVMFVALGSQFAILAMPYLGNLVLDDVVAADNLNLLNVLMLTFSGIFVAGALSHYVETYLVGLLHGFVQMNMTEGLLLKLLRNPIPYFEKRHVGDLFARVKAQDEISIFTTRTTIALCIDMVVGTLALALMLVQSPQLTVIALLIFTVYVAVSFALFARMRDTHALVLEESARCDDTLIETIRGASLIKLSQGETRRTAIFMAKYRAYTAALVQNSKLGSARDAILKLVNYADMIAITWFAARLMLGGVISVGVFYSFLIYKSLLSERFARSINAAFEYFMLSVPAARVGDIVDCEAERYTPPADTHKTVEVRSFERIDVRDVTFRYGVSDQPVLKRANIVIRRGDKIVITGSSGSGKSTLFKLLAAAEPLQDGEITLNGIAWPNLTVDEIRRHAVHMRQGDLILHGSIAENVSLFAGNADEARIHTLLDDVGLLPDVMRLPMRTRTVISDTIANISAGQRQRLLLARALYQQRELLLLDEPTSNLDPTSVRQIVALLQRLERTVVVITHDMSLAASFDTRYRLVEGELVCEARAGVMAHD from the coding sequence ATGCGTGCGATCTATCAGAACGAAGTCGCCGAATGCGGCTACGCGTGTCTCGCCATGGTGCTGTCGCATCTTGGGCGCGCCACGGAAGTGCGCGAATTGCAGGCGTTCAGGCCGGTGTCGGCCAACGGCCTGACGCTCATGGATCTCTACGACGTCGCCGTCGAATTCGGTCTCGCCGTGCAGGCCTACCGGTTCGACGGCGGCGATCTGCCACGCGTGAAGCGTGGTTCGATCCTACATTTCGGCGGCGCGCATTTCGTGGTGTTCGAGAAGTGCGGGCGTGGTTACGTGCAGGTGATCGATCCGGCCAGCGGCCGCCGGCGCATTTCGATGGACACCTTCGTGGCCAACGTGTCCGGCTATCTGCTCGAATGCGCGGCGACGCCGCTCATGCCGCGCATCCGCGACAAGTCTCGGGTGCCCGCCGCGCTCGCTCGTGTGCGTGCGCTGAATCCGCAACTCAAGGCGCAGATCGCCAAGGTGATGTTCGTGGCGCTCGGCAGCCAGTTCGCGATCCTCGCCATGCCGTACCTCGGCAATCTGGTGCTCGACGACGTGGTCGCCGCCGACAACCTGAATCTGCTCAACGTGCTCATGCTGACGTTCTCGGGCATTTTCGTCGCCGGCGCGTTGAGCCACTACGTCGAAACGTACCTCGTCGGACTGCTGCATGGTTTCGTGCAGATGAACATGACCGAGGGGCTGCTGTTGAAGCTGTTGCGCAATCCGATTCCGTACTTCGAGAAGCGGCACGTCGGCGATCTGTTCGCGCGCGTGAAGGCGCAGGACGAAATCAGCATCTTCACGACGCGCACTACCATCGCGCTGTGCATCGACATGGTGGTCGGCACCTTGGCGCTCGCGCTGATGCTGGTGCAGAGCCCGCAACTCACGGTGATCGCGCTGCTAATTTTCACGGTCTACGTTGCCGTGTCGTTCGCGCTGTTTGCGCGAATGCGCGATACCCACGCGCTCGTGTTGGAAGAATCAGCACGCTGCGACGACACGCTGATCGAGACGATACGCGGCGCGTCGCTGATCAAGCTCTCGCAGGGCGAGACGCGGCGCACCGCGATCTTCATGGCCAAATACCGCGCGTATACCGCGGCGCTAGTGCAAAACAGCAAGCTCGGCAGCGCGCGCGACGCGATCCTGAAGCTCGTCAATTACGCCGACATGATTGCGATCACCTGGTTCGCGGCGCGGCTGATGCTGGGCGGCGTGATCTCGGTGGGCGTGTTCTATTCGTTTCTGATCTACAAGTCGCTGCTGTCGGAGCGCTTTGCGCGTTCCATCAACGCGGCCTTTGAGTATTTCATGCTGAGCGTGCCGGCGGCGCGGGTCGGCGACATCGTCGACTGCGAGGCGGAGCGCTACACGCCGCCTGCCGACACGCATAAAACCGTCGAGGTGCGCAGCTTCGAGCGCATCGACGTGCGCGACGTCACGTTCCGCTACGGCGTGTCGGATCAGCCAGTGCTCAAGCGCGCGAACATCGTCATTCGCCGCGGCGACAAGATCGTGATCACCGGTTCATCGGGCAGCGGCAAGTCCACGCTTTTCAAGCTGCTTGCGGCGGCTGAGCCGCTTCAGGACGGCGAGATCACGCTGAACGGCATTGCGTGGCCGAACCTCACCGTCGACGAAATCCGTCGCCACGCCGTGCATATGCGCCAGGGCGATCTGATCCTGCATGGCTCGATTGCGGAGAATGTGTCGCTGTTCGCCGGCAACGCGGACGAAGCCCGCATTCACACCTTGCTCGACGACGTCGGTCTGTTGCCCGACGTAATGCGTTTGCCGATGCGCACGCGCACGGTGATCAGCGACACGATCGCGAATATTTCCGCCGGGCAGCGGCAGCGTCTGCTGCTTGCGCGCGCGTTGTATCAGCAACGTGAGCTGCTGTTGCTCGATGAGCCGACGTCGAATCTCGATCCGACGTCGGTGCGGCAGATCGTGGCTTTGTTGCAGCGCCTCGAGCGAACGGTCGTGGTGATTACGCACGACATGTCGCTCGCGGCGTCGTTCGACACGCGTTACCGGTTGGTCGAAGGCGAGTTGGTGTGCGAGGCGCGTGCGGGCGTGATGGCCCATGACTAG